From Levilactobacillus brevis, one genomic window encodes:
- a CDS encoding type I restriction-modification system subunit M, with amino-acid sequence MSEKTTQASQLENALWNAADVLRGKMDASEYKNYLLGLIFYRFLSEKTLTTFSDWAGETENVTRKYAQYMDPQFELEGVSVQPSLVEYLQNTLGYLIQPQALYATLIGKIQAHTFALDDLSQALHDLEQSTQNLSSAQDFSGLFADVDLSSNKLGSSLQQRNQTISDTMLALNAIDLVHHQGDVLGDAYEYLIAQFASDSGKKAGEFYTPRQVSDIIAQIVTYQRNAGDNQLRTVYDPAVGSGSLLLNVGQHVQDPNLVSYHGQELNTTTYNLARMNLMLHGVSYDDMHLRNGDTLSKDWPVDEPYLFDAVVMNPPYSAHWDNSDKRLSDPRFRDYGVLPPKSKADFAFLLHGFYHLQEHGTMGIVLPHGVLFRGAKEGKIRQKLLLDNRIDAIIGLPANIFHSTSIPTLIMILKKHKTTDDVLFIDASREFEKDKNQNKLTAANIQKIVTTYQNRQDVDKYAHVASPAEIKENDYNLNIPRYVDTFEPEPEIDLDQVKTDLKQLDQEISQNEQAFNELASQLVATHVNDQSKSEDH; translated from the coding sequence ATGTCAGAAAAAACAACTCAAGCTAGTCAACTTGAAAACGCCCTATGGAATGCGGCGGATGTCTTACGCGGGAAAATGGACGCTTCTGAATATAAAAATTATTTATTGGGGTTAATTTTTTATCGGTTTCTATCTGAGAAAACCTTAACGACCTTTAGTGATTGGGCAGGCGAAACCGAAAATGTCACCCGGAAATATGCTCAGTATATGGATCCGCAGTTCGAGTTGGAAGGCGTCTCGGTGCAGCCCAGTTTAGTGGAGTATTTGCAAAACACGCTCGGCTATTTAATTCAACCCCAGGCGTTGTACGCCACCCTGATTGGCAAGATTCAAGCCCATACTTTTGCGTTAGACGATTTATCTCAAGCACTTCATGATCTGGAACAGTCGACACAAAATCTATCTTCAGCACAAGACTTTTCGGGATTGTTTGCCGATGTGGATTTAAGTAGTAATAAATTAGGCAGTTCTTTACAACAACGGAATCAAACTATCAGTGATACCATGTTAGCTTTAAATGCGATTGATCTCGTCCATCATCAAGGCGACGTCTTAGGTGACGCCTATGAATACTTAATCGCGCAATTTGCCAGTGATTCTGGTAAGAAGGCGGGTGAATTTTATACTCCACGGCAGGTGTCCGACATTATTGCCCAGATTGTGACTTATCAGCGCAATGCAGGTGACAACCAATTGCGGACTGTCTATGATCCAGCAGTTGGTTCTGGTTCGCTGCTATTAAATGTCGGACAGCACGTGCAAGACCCCAATTTAGTGAGTTATCACGGCCAAGAATTGAACACCACGACCTATAACCTGGCCCGTATGAACCTAATGTTACATGGAGTCTCGTATGACGATATGCACTTACGCAATGGTGACACGTTAAGTAAAGATTGGCCGGTTGACGAACCTTACTTATTTGATGCGGTCGTCATGAACCCGCCCTACTCGGCACACTGGGATAACAGTGATAAACGCTTGTCTGATCCCCGTTTCCGCGACTATGGCGTCTTACCACCTAAATCTAAAGCCGACTTTGCCTTCCTACTACATGGCTTTTATCATTTGCAGGAACACGGGACTATGGGCATTGTCTTACCCCATGGCGTATTATTTCGGGGTGCTAAAGAAGGCAAGATTCGCCAAAAGCTCCTGTTAGATAACCGGATTGATGCCATTATTGGACTACCCGCCAATATTTTTCATTCCACCAGTATTCCAACGTTAATCATGATTTTAAAGAAACATAAAACCACTGATGACGTCTTGTTTATTGATGCGTCCCGGGAATTTGAAAAGGACAAGAATCAAAATAAGCTAACGGCAGCGAATATTCAAAAAATTGTGACCACTTATCAAAACCGGCAAGATGTCGATAAATATGCCCATGTGGCCTCACCGGCAGAAATCAAAGAGAATGATTATAATTTAAATATTCCGCGCTACGTTGATACATTTGAACCGGAACCCGAGATTGATCTGGATCAAGTTAAAACTGATCTAAAGCAACTGGACCAGGAAATCAGTCAGAATGAACAAGCCTTTAATGAATTAGCTAGCCAGTTAGTAGCCACTCACGTTAATGACCAGTCAAAATCGGAGGACCACTAA
- a CDS encoding restriction endonuclease subunit S: MNAKQAKYPQLRFKGFTDPWEERKLVSMTNYKNGKGHEDKQSTIGKLELINLNSISISGGLKHSGKFIDEADDTLQKDDLVMILSDVGHGDLLGRVALIPEDDRFVLNQRVALLRPNATADPQFLFSYINAHQYYFKAQGAGMSQLNISKGSVENFISFVPIIEEQKKIGTFFKQLDNTITLHQRKLAKLKELKQGYLQKMFPKNGSKFPQLRFSGFADAWEQRNFGELYKKNLERNKDQFSSDRTISIATMRFKKEGNGAAEDSLVSYKVLREGDIAFEGHTSKRFAFGRFVLNDIGDGIMSPRFTTLRPTQDMPIKFWKQYIHYEPIMRYPIVNSTKLGTMMNELVVDEFLNQPVLVPELSEQQKIGSFFKQLDGTITLHQRKLEKLQELKKGYLQKMFC, translated from the coding sequence ATGAATGCTAAACAAGCTAAATATCCGCAATTAAGATTTAAAGGTTTCACTGATCCTTGGGAAGAGCGTAAGTTGGTATCAATGACGAATTATAAGAATGGTAAGGGGCATGAGGATAAGCAATCTACGATCGGAAAACTTGAATTGATAAACCTAAATTCTATCTCTATTTCAGGTGGTTTAAAACATTCGGGTAAATTTATTGATGAAGCAGATGATACCCTCCAGAAAGATGATTTAGTCATGATTCTTAGTGACGTTGGTCATGGTGATTTGTTGGGACGTGTTGCATTGATACCGGAAGATGATAGGTTTGTACTTAATCAGCGTGTTGCTTTATTGAGACCAAATGCGACCGCTGATCCACAATTTCTGTTCTCCTATATCAATGCACACCAATATTATTTCAAGGCACAAGGAGCTGGAATGTCACAACTGAATATCTCTAAAGGCAGTGTAGAAAATTTCATTTCTTTTGTTCCGATAATTGAGGAACAAAAGAAAATAGGTACCTTCTTTAAACAGTTAGATAACACTATCACTCTTCATCAGCGTAAGTTAGCTAAGCTTAAGGAACTTAAACAGGGCTATTTGCAAAAAATGTTCCCTAAAAATGGTAGCAAGTTCCCGCAATTAAGATTTTCAGGGTTTGCTGACGCTTGGGAACAGCGTAATTTTGGTGAGCTGTACAAAAAGAACCTTGAGCGAAATAAAGATCAGTTCAGTTCGGACAGAACAATTTCAATTGCGACTATGCGTTTTAAGAAAGAAGGTAATGGGGCGGCTGAAGACTCTCTAGTATCTTATAAAGTTCTGCGGGAAGGCGATATTGCTTTTGAAGGTCATACCAGTAAGCGATTTGCGTTTGGCCGATTTGTGTTGAATGACATTGGAGATGGCATTATGTCACCGCGTTTCACGACATTACGTCCAACTCAGGATATGCCTATAAAATTCTGGAAACAGTATATTCACTATGAACCAATAATGCGTTATCCGATTGTTAATTCGACAAAACTGGGAACAATGATGAATGAGTTAGTCGTTGATGAGTTTTTAAATCAACCTGTGTTGGTTCCTGAACTTTCAGAACAACAAAAAATTGGATCATTCTTTAAACAACTAGATGGAACTATCACTCTTCATCAGCGTAAGCTTGAAAAACTCCAGGAACTAAAAAAAGGGTATCTACAAAAGATGTTTTGCTGA
- a CDS encoding ImmA/IrrE family metallo-endopeptidase: MPNKADVKAWKAQLVAQAEQQILKLTDSDQFKKYLNTLAKFHRYSARNIDLIYAQNPQATQVAGFKQWQKAFNRTVNRGAKAIRIAAPIIKKLTPAEQKHLDTTDERAIVGYRYLPVFDVAQTSGEPVLSAKDFVKENLADHQNVTSLYNAFKDYLNQQTDLKVSEVPLATLNGAKGYFQPSTNEIVIGGDESDNALKLKTLYHEYAHSQLHGLKSAFKDRPRAYQETQAEAVAYVAMQNIGVDTSNYSLGYVATWAKDTAVIHSALSEIQQVSNKVIELSDGLTKQLGLQETQKEPEHDLKKLSAQTLNKSYRSLQQQVQQATNPQQKSELKNKLNDVHQKISNRTQKQLQAFAKKNPEIKQPDSEPDQSLKR, from the coding sequence ATGCCAAATAAAGCAGATGTTAAGGCTTGGAAAGCACAATTAGTCGCCCAGGCTGAACAGCAAATCCTAAAATTAACTGATAGTGACCAATTTAAAAAGTATCTCAATACCCTGGCTAAATTTCATCGTTATAGCGCCAGAAACATTGATTTAATTTATGCGCAAAATCCTCAAGCCACTCAAGTCGCCGGTTTTAAGCAATGGCAGAAGGCTTTTAACCGCACCGTCAACCGGGGCGCAAAAGCGATTCGGATTGCGGCTCCGATCATTAAGAAGCTAACACCAGCCGAGCAGAAGCATCTTGATACCACCGATGAGCGTGCCATTGTCGGTTATCGCTATCTACCCGTCTTTGATGTGGCACAAACTAGCGGTGAACCAGTGTTAAGTGCTAAAGACTTTGTCAAAGAAAATTTGGCCGATCATCAGAATGTGACAAGCTTGTATAACGCATTCAAGGACTATCTAAACCAGCAAACCGACCTTAAAGTCAGTGAAGTGCCTTTAGCGACGCTAAATGGGGCTAAGGGGTATTTTCAACCCAGCACTAATGAAATTGTTATTGGTGGTGATGAATCCGATAATGCTTTGAAACTAAAGACGTTATACCACGAATATGCGCATAGCCAGCTACACGGCTTAAAATCAGCCTTTAAAGATCGGCCACGAGCCTATCAGGAAACCCAGGCCGAAGCGGTTGCATATGTCGCCATGCAAAACATTGGCGTTGATACCAGTAACTATTCACTCGGTTATGTGGCTACCTGGGCTAAAGATACAGCTGTGATCCATAGTGCTTTAAGTGAAATCCAGCAAGTTAGCAACAAAGTGATTGAGCTTAGCGATGGCTTAACCAAACAATTAGGCTTACAAGAAACACAAAAAGAGCCTGAGCATGATTTAAAAAAGCTATCAGCCCAAACACTTAATAAGTCCTATCGAAGCTTGCAACAACAAGTTCAGCAAGCAACGAATCCACAACAAAAATCAGAACTAAAAAATAAATTAAATGATGTACACCAGAAAATCAGTAATCGAACGCAAAAACAGCTGCAAGCATTTGCTAAAAAGAATCCAGAAATTAAACAACCAGATTCTGAACCCGATCAAAGTCTAAAACGTTAG
- the topB gene encoding DNA topoisomerase III produces the protein MTTVILAEKPSQARSYVQAFQKSTKKQGYYTVSDPVLPANTLVTYGLGHLVELATPDKYDQKYQQWALSNLPIFPDKYKFEVSASKKDQYGIVKDLLTKADTIIVATDSGREGSNIAWSIMNQAQIDVKKKTIKRLWLNSLEKDAIITGFKNLGDWHKDYLAYKEAQTRQISDWLIGMNGSPLYTLLLRQKGVRGVYSIGRVQTPTLYMVYQRDQAIKNFKPEPYFELNAEIVANQQKFVAKLDPYQRFKDEAGLMTFMRAKHVQKGSQDGLIKDVQKQGKKRASPQLFSLSSLQSAMNKRYHASASQTLAAIQSLYEDKLLSYPRTDCAYITDEEFEYLVANLTKYLGLVSKQVALTNTTPNKRYVNGKKVEEHYAIIMTKVVPTKEKLASLPKLQQQVYDLVLRTTLAMFADPYEYEETTIITQVGDTNFKATGKVPTKQGWQALFDDHKAEQQEAATLPLVHQGDQVQANLQTPQKETTPPVPFTEGTLITAMKTAGKTLDDEAAQAILKDVQGIGTSATRANVLEVLKKRGYLVTEKNKLHVSEAGITLCKAVELEPLLTSPEMTAKWEQALQQISTEERTPDNFLNQIKKFVEKLIADVPTQLTGSAAIKQQIDHQQQAQKSDEVFLETPQATVLNKQKFYIVKPKQGESFTLPKKWSSKTLGKTAIKALVTKGETSKLKGFKSKKGKSFDAKLKLDGHKLSFDFD, from the coding sequence ATGACCACTGTTATCTTAGCTGAAAAACCCAGTCAAGCCCGTTCATACGTCCAAGCCTTTCAAAAGAGCACAAAAAAACAGGGTTACTATACGGTTAGCGACCCTGTTTTGCCCGCAAATACGCTTGTGACGTACGGTCTCGGACACTTAGTTGAACTAGCCACACCGGATAAATATGATCAGAAATACCAGCAATGGGCCTTATCTAATTTACCGATTTTCCCTGATAAATACAAGTTTGAAGTATCAGCTAGTAAAAAGGACCAATACGGGATCGTCAAAGACCTGTTAACGAAAGCCGATACTATTATTGTCGCCACCGATAGTGGCCGAGAGGGTTCTAATATTGCCTGGTCGATCATGAACCAAGCCCAGATTGACGTCAAAAAGAAGACCATTAAGCGGCTATGGTTGAATAGTTTGGAAAAAGACGCCATTATTACCGGCTTCAAAAATCTTGGCGATTGGCACAAAGACTATTTGGCTTATAAAGAAGCCCAAACCCGTCAAATTAGCGATTGGTTAATTGGAATGAATGGTAGTCCCTTATACACCTTGTTATTAAGACAAAAAGGGGTACGTGGGGTGTACTCGATTGGTCGCGTGCAGACGCCAACCTTGTATATGGTCTATCAAAGAGACCAGGCAATCAAAAACTTTAAGCCGGAACCCTATTTTGAACTAAATGCGGAAATTGTAGCTAATCAGCAAAAATTCGTCGCAAAATTAGACCCCTATCAGCGATTTAAAGACGAAGCAGGGCTAATGACATTCATGCGAGCTAAACACGTTCAGAAAGGCTCACAGGACGGTTTAATCAAGGACGTCCAAAAACAAGGCAAAAAGCGTGCTAGTCCCCAACTATTCTCGCTATCTAGTCTCCAAAGTGCCATGAATAAACGTTATCACGCCAGTGCCAGCCAAACCTTAGCGGCTATTCAAAGCTTATACGAAGACAAACTACTCAGTTATCCCCGCACCGATTGTGCTTATATCACTGATGAAGAATTTGAGTATTTAGTGGCTAATCTGACGAAGTATCTGGGGTTAGTCTCTAAACAAGTCGCTTTAACCAATACCACCCCAAATAAGCGCTATGTTAATGGAAAAAAGGTTGAAGAACACTACGCCATTATTATGACTAAAGTCGTCCCGACGAAAGAGAAACTAGCCAGCTTGCCTAAATTACAGCAACAAGTCTATGACTTGGTTTTAAGAACGACGTTAGCGATGTTTGCTGACCCGTACGAGTACGAAGAAACCACCATTATCACTCAGGTTGGCGACACCAATTTTAAAGCAACCGGTAAGGTCCCAACTAAGCAAGGTTGGCAAGCTTTATTTGATGATCACAAAGCCGAACAGCAAGAAGCAGCAACCTTACCGCTCGTTCACCAAGGCGATCAAGTCCAAGCAAATCTGCAAACGCCGCAAAAAGAAACGACCCCGCCGGTACCATTTACCGAAGGTACCCTGATTACGGCCATGAAGACGGCCGGTAAAACGCTTGATGATGAAGCAGCCCAGGCGATTCTCAAAGACGTGCAAGGCATTGGAACGAGTGCAACCCGGGCAAATGTGCTGGAAGTGTTAAAGAAACGCGGCTATTTAGTTACTGAAAAGAACAAGCTCCACGTCAGTGAAGCGGGGATTACTTTATGTAAAGCGGTTGAACTCGAACCCTTGTTAACTAGCCCAGAGATGACAGCAAAATGGGAGCAAGCGTTACAACAAATCAGTACCGAAGAACGCACCCCGGATAACTTTTTGAACCAAATCAAAAAGTTCGTGGAAAAATTGATTGCTGATGTTCCCACGCAATTGACTGGCAGTGCAGCCATTAAGCAACAAATCGATCACCAACAGCAAGCACAAAAGTCCGACGAGGTCTTCTTAGAAACACCGCAAGCGACCGTTTTAAATAAACAGAAGTTTTACATTGTAAAGCCTAAGCAAGGCGAAAGCTTTACCCTGCCCAAGAAATGGAGCAGTAAGACCCTCGGTAAGACCGCAATTAAAGCGTTGGTCACCAAGGGGGAAACCAGCAAATTAAAGGGTTTCAAGAGTAAAAAAGGAAAGTCGTTTGACGCCAAGTTAAAGCTTGACGGCCATAAATTAAGTTTTGATTTTGATTAG
- a CDS encoding conjugal transfer protein, translating to MSGLVQGAIAKFFEWALSGLLDGLFNICKAIIDQANQSLPIIKTWYAIFLSFATSLVVVVVLGRIVMTIIKEADESTDVTWANIIMDGIKSAAVIPVFVFLQGFIQGSITLPLLKYMFNSDQKFTAKSITGMNKVPGLKDVGISLPLQILFLLIFTVVTVVFFIKMCVFVADMAWYNLTIPLAAMSMATESFDYSGTWWKKYIYYNASIISQVLCMSLSVWCFTNMAKYGFIAFIASIGFGFLVVKTPDAVKDFWASTGVTKSAGMGAMRMFQNYFRNH from the coding sequence ATTTCAGGACTGGTTCAGGGAGCGATTGCTAAGTTTTTTGAATGGGCACTGTCTGGTTTGTTGGACGGCTTATTCAACATCTGCAAGGCAATCATTGACCAAGCCAATCAAAGCTTGCCGATTATTAAAACGTGGTATGCCATCTTCCTGTCCTTTGCGACATCGTTAGTCGTTGTGGTCGTCCTTGGCCGTATTGTGATGACAATTATAAAAGAGGCGGACGAAAGTACCGATGTGACTTGGGCTAATATCATCATGGACGGGATTAAATCAGCGGCCGTGATTCCGGTTTTCGTGTTCTTACAAGGCTTCATTCAAGGTTCAATTACCTTGCCCCTGCTAAAGTATATGTTTAATTCTGATCAGAAGTTTACTGCTAAATCAATTACCGGCATGAATAAAGTTCCTGGGTTAAAAGATGTTGGCATTTCGCTACCCTTACAGATTTTGTTTCTGCTAATCTTCACTGTCGTAACCGTCGTGTTCTTTATCAAAATGTGTGTGTTTGTGGCTGATATGGCGTGGTATAACCTGACAATTCCTTTAGCTGCAATGAGCATGGCGACTGAAAGCTTTGATTATAGTGGTACGTGGTGGAAGAAGTACATTTATTACAATGCTTCCATTATTAGCCAGGTGCTTTGTATGTCATTATCAGTGTGGTGTTTCACTAATATGGCTAAATACGGGTTTATTGCTTTTATTGCTTCAATCGGATTCGGTTTTCTGGTGGTCAAAACACCTGACGCCGTTAAAGACTTTTGGGCTTCAACCGGTGTGACTAAAAGTGCTGGTATGGGTGCCATGAGAATGTTTCAAAATTATTTCCGTAACCACTAG
- a CDS encoding type IV secretory system conjugative DNA transfer family protein: MNGTILGIVDKRIVYQNNSTKPNRNIFVVGGPGSYKTQSVVITNLFNETENSIVVTDPKGELYEKTAGIKLAQGYQVHVVNFANMAHSDRYNPFDYIQRDIQAETVATKIVQSENAEGKKDVWFSTQRQLLKALILFVMNHRSPEQRNLAGVTQVLQENDVEAEEKGADSPLDTLFLDLTMTDPARRAYELGFKKAKGEMKASIIESLLATISKFVDKEVANFTSFSDFDLKEIGKAKVVLYVIIPVMDNTYESFINLFFSQLFDELYKLAADHHAKLPHQVDFILDEFVNLGKFPKYEEFLATCRGYGIGVTTICQTLTQLQALYGKDKAESILGNHAVKICLNAANDVTAKYFSDLLGKSTVKVETGSESTSHSKEESHSKSDSYSYTSRSLMTPDEIMRMPEDQSLLIFSNARPVKATKAFQFKLFPGADHLVNLSQNEYQGQPEASQETHFKNKVDKWNQTVKAQHQAKKDDQTTDDEEDKLQDNIDQELESRNKKMLG; the protein is encoded by the coding sequence ATGAATGGGACGATTTTAGGGATCGTGGATAAACGGATTGTTTACCAGAATAACAGCACCAAACCCAATCGGAATATCTTTGTGGTTGGGGGACCTGGATCATATAAGACCCAATCAGTCGTCATTACCAACCTGTTTAACGAAACGGAGAACAGCATTGTCGTGACCGATCCGAAAGGTGAATTATACGAAAAGACGGCCGGTATCAAACTAGCCCAGGGTTATCAAGTACATGTCGTCAACTTTGCCAACATGGCGCATAGTGATCGCTACAATCCTTTTGATTATATTCAACGGGATATTCAAGCCGAAACCGTGGCAACAAAGATCGTGCAAAGTGAAAATGCCGAAGGTAAAAAAGACGTGTGGTTCAGTACCCAAAGACAGCTTTTGAAGGCTTTAATCCTGTTTGTCATGAACCACCGGTCACCAGAACAACGAAATTTGGCGGGCGTAACGCAGGTCTTACAAGAAAATGACGTTGAAGCCGAGGAAAAGGGTGCGGATAGTCCGCTAGATACCTTGTTTCTTGATCTAACTATGACTGATCCAGCGAGACGCGCTTATGAGTTAGGTTTCAAAAAGGCTAAAGGAGAAATGAAAGCCAGCATTATTGAAAGCCTGTTGGCGACCATTTCGAAGTTTGTTGACAAAGAAGTGGCCAATTTTACCAGCTTTTCAGACTTTGATTTAAAAGAGATTGGCAAAGCCAAAGTAGTACTGTATGTGATTATTCCGGTGATGGATAATACCTATGAAAGCTTCATCAATCTGTTTTTCTCACAATTATTTGATGAATTATACAAATTAGCCGCCGATCATCACGCTAAATTGCCCCACCAAGTCGACTTTATCCTTGATGAATTTGTCAATTTAGGGAAGTTTCCCAAGTATGAGGAGTTCCTAGCGACGTGTCGGGGGTACGGCATTGGCGTGACGACAATTTGTCAAACCTTAACCCAGCTCCAAGCCTTGTATGGCAAGGATAAGGCCGAGAGTATCTTAGGAAATCATGCCGTTAAGATTTGCTTAAATGCCGCTAATGATGTGACCGCTAAATACTTTAGTGATCTGTTAGGAAAATCAACGGTGAAAGTGGAAACGGGTAGTGAGAGTACCAGTCATAGCAAGGAAGAAAGTCACAGCAAAAGTGATAGTTACAGCTATACGAGTCGTTCGCTCATGACGCCCGATGAAATTATGCGTATGCCCGAAGATCAGAGCTTATTAATCTTTAGCAATGCGCGACCAGTCAAAGCTACAAAAGCGTTCCAATTTAAACTATTTCCAGGGGCTGATCATTTGGTTAACTTGTCACAGAATGAGTATCAAGGCCAACCAGAAGCCAGCCAGGAAACCCACTTTAAGAATAAGGTAGATAAGTGGAATCAGACAGTTAAAGCACAGCACCAAGCCAAAAAAGACGATCAAACAACCGATGACGAAGAAGACAAATTGCAGGATAATATCGATCAAGAATTAGAGTCTAGAAATAAGAAAATGCTTGGATAA
- a CDS encoding thioredoxin family protein has protein sequence MTLIKKVSKALAVIVVILAVLGFAGHSYVNHVEKEKTVVTLAKHPKKVLFFYRDDCPDCQAIFHQIYWHNAISHNIVLINMNQPQNRHYIQKYQLTSVPTLIHGKQRYSGTNQQRIKQIVGD, from the coding sequence GTGACCTTGATTAAAAAAGTAAGCAAAGCCCTAGCGGTGATCGTGGTGATACTTGCAGTATTAGGCTTTGCAGGTCATAGCTATGTGAACCATGTTGAGAAAGAGAAAACAGTTGTGACGCTGGCTAAGCACCCTAAAAAAGTGTTGTTCTTCTATCGCGATGATTGCCCGGATTGCCAAGCTATTTTTCATCAGATTTATTGGCACAACGCAATCAGTCACAACATCGTCTTGATTAACATGAACCAACCGCAGAATCGGCATTACATTCAAAAATATCAATTAACGTCAGTACCAACCTTGATCCATGGCAAGCAACGATACTCCGGTACCAACCAACAAAGGATTAAACAGATAGTAGGTGATTAG
- a CDS encoding C40 family peptidase, with protein sequence MQVLSFEYKKKKWKLIAYIVGGALLLIILLIAALTGQLQENSCDNSTTTETQLDSKSMTENAKNIYAHWKQKYGATPQAAAGILGVLQLESRLDPKSVNSSSGATGLAQWLGGRKDKLEDLAHKENKPATNLGVQLDYLDQELNSSYYASNKQIFKYADVHKATKAWLMDYEGMSKNPEQWYLSQRYGYADHWYSVLGASDPVAGNTLDNASSGDLTELGCDSDPSYSGGSIVKNAESMKGDFYYVQTHPSPDLGSDLKNPNKTGGTDCSGFVWLALNKAGYKVPANMGWFTGTMASDAKGSHQYLKQISETDAKAGDIVIVNQGVGAGNDGHTAILLGKWQGKATKIIEQGGTGDKVNESTFGTAFYSLLNGGDVTLARPIKK encoded by the coding sequence ATGCAGGTATTGTCATTTGAATATAAGAAAAAGAAGTGGAAATTGATTGCTTATATTGTGGGTGGCGCCCTTTTGCTAATCATCTTGCTAATCGCCGCGCTTACTGGTCAATTGCAAGAAAACAGTTGTGATAATTCAACGACCACAGAAACGCAATTAGATAGTAAGAGCATGACGGAAAATGCCAAAAATATTTATGCACACTGGAAACAGAAGTATGGTGCCACCCCACAAGCGGCCGCCGGTATCTTGGGGGTCTTACAACTAGAAAGTCGCCTTGATCCCAAGTCCGTTAATTCCAGTTCTGGGGCCACGGGCTTAGCCCAGTGGTTAGGTGGTCGAAAAGATAAACTGGAAGATTTAGCCCATAAAGAAAATAAACCAGCGACCAATCTCGGGGTACAGTTGGATTATCTCGACCAAGAATTGAACAGTAGTTACTATGCGTCAAACAAGCAGATTTTTAAATATGCGGACGTGCATAAAGCGACCAAAGCCTGGTTAATGGATTACGAGGGTATGAGTAAGAACCCGGAACAATGGTATTTAAGCCAAAGATACGGTTATGCCGATCATTGGTATTCCGTGTTGGGTGCAAGTGATCCCGTGGCCGGTAATACGTTAGATAATGCAAGTTCCGGCGATCTGACCGAACTAGGTTGTGATAGTGACCCGAGCTATTCCGGTGGCAGCATTGTTAAAAACGCGGAAAGTATGAAGGGCGACTTCTATTATGTTCAAACCCACCCTAGCCCCGATTTAGGTAGCGATTTAAAGAATCCTAACAAAACCGGTGGGACAGATTGTTCAGGCTTTGTCTGGTTAGCCTTGAATAAGGCTGGTTACAAGGTACCGGCCAACATGGGTTGGTTTACCGGCACGATGGCCAGTGACGCCAAAGGCAGCCATCAATACTTGAAACAGATCAGTGAAACTGACGCGAAAGCCGGTGATATTGTGATCGTTAATCAAGGCGTGGGAGCTGGAAATGACGGCCATACTGCCATTCTACTAGGCAAATGGCAAGGTAAAGCCACTAAGATCATTGAGCAAGGTGGTACGGGTGACAAAGTTAACGAAAGCACTTTTGGGACCGCTTTTTATAGCTTACTAAATGGTGGTGATGTAACGTTAGCCCGGCCAATCAAGAAGTAA